A genomic region of Capra hircus breed San Clemente chromosome 19, ASM170441v1, whole genome shotgun sequence contains the following coding sequences:
- the ETV4 gene encoding ETS translocation variant 4 isoform X2 gives MLGTPRGSSTDARASDGVRTQPPRPQVSAPARGPGRAAGGSGRMERRMKGGYLDQQVPYTFCSKSPGNGSLREALTVPQGKLMDPGSLPPPDSEDLFQDLSHFQETWLAEAQVPDSDEQFVPDFHSENSFHSPTTRIKKEPQSPRTDPALSCSRKPPLPYHHGEQCLYSSAYDPPRQIAIKSPAPGAPGQSPLQPFPRAEQRNFLRSSSASQPHPGHGYLGEHSSIFQQPLDVCHSFTPSQGAGREPLPAPYQHQLSEPCPPYPQQSFKQEYLDPLYEQAGQPAVGQGGVSGHRYPGAGVVIKQEQTDFSYDSDVPGYASMYLHTEGFSGPSPGDRTVGYGYEKPLRPFPDDVCVVPEKFEGDIKQEGMGAFREGPPYQRRGALQLWQFLVALLDDPTNAHFIAWTGRGMEFKLIEPEEVARLWGIQKNRPAMNYDKLSRSLRYYYEKGIMQKVAGERYVYKFVCEPEALFSLAFPDNQRPALKAEFDRPVSEEDTVPLSHLDESPAYLPELAGPAQPFGPKGGYSY, from the exons ATGCTCGGGACCCCTCGCGGCTCCAGTACAGACGCCCGGGCCTCAG ACGGTGTGCGAACgcagcccccccgcccccaggtcTCTGCCCCCGCGCGGGGCCCGGGCCGTGCGGCCGGAGGGAGCGGCCGGATGGAGCGGAGGATGAAAGGCGGATACTTGGACCAGCAAGTGCCCTACACCTTCTGCAGC AAATCGCCCGGAAATGGGAGCTTGCGCGAAGCTCTGACGGTCCCACAGGGGAAGCTCATGGACCCGGGCTCCCTGCCGCCCCCCGACTCCGAAG ATCTCTTCCAGGATTTAAGTCACTTCCAGGAGACGTGGCTCGCTGAAG CTCAGGTACCGGACAGTGATGAGCAGTTTGTTCCTGATTTCCATTCAGAAAACT CTTTCCACAGCCCCACCACCAGGATCAAGAAGGAGCCCCAGAGTCCTCGCACAGACCCGGCCCTGTCCTGCAGCAGGAAGCCCCCCCTCCCCTATCACCATGGCGAGCAGTGCCTTTATTCCAG TGCCTATGACCCTCCTAGACAAATCGCCATCAAGTCCCCTGCCCCTGGTGCCCCCGGACAGTCGCCCCTGCAGCCCTTTCCCCGGGCAGAACAACGGAATTTCCTGAGATCCTCCAGcgcctcccagccccaccctggcCATGGGTACCTCGGGGAGCACAG CTCCATCTTCCAGCAGCCCCTGGATGTCTGCCACTCCTTCACACCCTCTCAGGGAGCAGGCCGGgaacccctccctgccccctaccAACACCAGCTGTCGGAGCCCTGCCCACCCTACCCTCAGCAGAGCTTCAAGCAGGAATACCTTGACCCCCTGTATGAACAAGCCGGCCAGCCAGCAGTGGGCCAGGGTGGAGTCAGTGGGCACAGGTACCCAGGGGCGGGGGTGGTGATCAAACAGGAGCAGACGGACTTCTCCTACGACTCAG ATGTCCCTGGGTATGCCTCAATGTACCTTCACACAGAGGGTTTCTCCGGGCCCTCTCCAGGTGACAGAACCGTGG GCTACGGCTATGAGAAACCTCTGCGACCATTCCCAGATGATGTCTGCGTCGTCCCTGAGAAGTTTGAAG GAGACATCAAGCAGGAAGGGATGGGAGCCTTCCGAGAGGGACCACCCTACCAGCGCCGGGGTGCCTTGCAGCTGTGGCAGTTTCTGGTGGCCCTGCTCGATGACCCGACAAATGCTCACTTCATTGCCTGGACCGGCCGGGGGATGGAGTTCAAACTAATTGAGCCTGAGGAG GTCGCCAGGCTCTGGGGTATCCAGAAGAACCGGCCAGCTATGAATTACGACAAACTGAGTCGCTCACTCCGATACTACTACGAGAAAGGCATCATGCAAAAG GTGGCCGGCGAGCGTTATGTGTACAAGTTTGTGTGCGAGCCCGAGGCTCTCTTCTCTCTGGCCTTCCCGGACAATCAGCGTCCAGCTCTCAAGGCTGAGTTTGACCGGCCGGTCAGTGAGGAGGACACAGTCCCTTTGTCCCACTTGGACGAGAGCCCCGCCTACCTCCCAGAGCTGGCTGGCCCTGCCCAGCCCTTTGGCCCCAAGGGTGGCTACTCTTACTAG
- the ETV4 gene encoding ETS translocation variant 4 isoform X4 gives MERRMKGGYLDQQVPYTFCSKSPGNGSLREALTVPQGKLMDPGSLPPPDSEDLFQDLSHFQETWLAEAQVPDSDEQFVPDFHSENLAFHSPTTRIKKEPQSPRTDPALSCSRKPPLPYHHGEQCLYSSAYDPPRQIAIKSPAPGAPGQSPLQPFPRAEQRNFLRSSSASQPHPGHGYLGEHSSIFQQPLDVCHSFTPSQGAGREPLPAPYQHQLSEPCPPYPQQSFKQEYLDPLYEQAGQPAVGQGGVSGHRYPGAGVVIKQEQTDFSYDSDVPGYASMYLHTEGFSGPSPGDRTVGYGYEKPLRPFPDDVCVVPEKFEGDIKQEGMGAFREGPPYQRRGALQLWQFLVALLDDPTNAHFIAWTGRGMEFKLIEPEEVARLWGIQKNRPAMNYDKLSRSLRYYYEKGIMQKVAGERYVYKFVCEPEALFSLAFPDNQRPALKAEFDRPVSEEDTVPLSHLDESPAYLPELAGPAQPFGPKGGYSY, from the exons ATGGAGCGGAGGATGAAAGGCGGATACTTGGACCAGCAAGTGCCCTACACCTTCTGCAGC AAATCGCCCGGAAATGGGAGCTTGCGCGAAGCTCTGACGGTCCCACAGGGGAAGCTCATGGACCCGGGCTCCCTGCCGCCCCCCGACTCCGAAG ATCTCTTCCAGGATTTAAGTCACTTCCAGGAGACGTGGCTCGCTGAAG CTCAGGTACCGGACAGTGATGAGCAGTTTGTTCCTGATTTCCATTCAGAAAACT tAGCTTTCCACAGCCCCACCACCAGGATCAAGAAGGAGCCCCAGAGTCCTCGCACAGACCCGGCCCTGTCCTGCAGCAGGAAGCCCCCCCTCCCCTATCACCATGGCGAGCAGTGCCTTTATTCCAG TGCCTATGACCCTCCTAGACAAATCGCCATCAAGTCCCCTGCCCCTGGTGCCCCCGGACAGTCGCCCCTGCAGCCCTTTCCCCGGGCAGAACAACGGAATTTCCTGAGATCCTCCAGcgcctcccagccccaccctggcCATGGGTACCTCGGGGAGCACAG CTCCATCTTCCAGCAGCCCCTGGATGTCTGCCACTCCTTCACACCCTCTCAGGGAGCAGGCCGGgaacccctccctgccccctaccAACACCAGCTGTCGGAGCCCTGCCCACCCTACCCTCAGCAGAGCTTCAAGCAGGAATACCTTGACCCCCTGTATGAACAAGCCGGCCAGCCAGCAGTGGGCCAGGGTGGAGTCAGTGGGCACAGGTACCCAGGGGCGGGGGTGGTGATCAAACAGGAGCAGACGGACTTCTCCTACGACTCAG ATGTCCCTGGGTATGCCTCAATGTACCTTCACACAGAGGGTTTCTCCGGGCCCTCTCCAGGTGACAGAACCGTGG GCTACGGCTATGAGAAACCTCTGCGACCATTCCCAGATGATGTCTGCGTCGTCCCTGAGAAGTTTGAAG GAGACATCAAGCAGGAAGGGATGGGAGCCTTCCGAGAGGGACCACCCTACCAGCGCCGGGGTGCCTTGCAGCTGTGGCAGTTTCTGGTGGCCCTGCTCGATGACCCGACAAATGCTCACTTCATTGCCTGGACCGGCCGGGGGATGGAGTTCAAACTAATTGAGCCTGAGGAG GTCGCCAGGCTCTGGGGTATCCAGAAGAACCGGCCAGCTATGAATTACGACAAACTGAGTCGCTCACTCCGATACTACTACGAGAAAGGCATCATGCAAAAG GTGGCCGGCGAGCGTTATGTGTACAAGTTTGTGTGCGAGCCCGAGGCTCTCTTCTCTCTGGCCTTCCCGGACAATCAGCGTCCAGCTCTCAAGGCTGAGTTTGACCGGCCGGTCAGTGAGGAGGACACAGTCCCTTTGTCCCACTTGGACGAGAGCCCCGCCTACCTCCCAGAGCTGGCTGGCCCTGCCCAGCCCTTTGGCCCCAAGGGTGGCTACTCTTACTAG
- the ETV4 gene encoding ETS translocation variant 4 isoform X3: MLGTPRGSSTDARASDGVRTQPPRPQVSAPARGPGRAAGGSGRMERRMKGGYLDQQVPYTFCSKSPGNGSLREALTVPQGKLMDPGSLPPPDSEDLFQDLSHFQETWLAEAQVPDSDEQFVPDFHSENLAFHSPTTRIKKEPQSPRTDPALSCSRKPPLPYHHGEQCLYSRQIAIKSPAPGAPGQSPLQPFPRAEQRNFLRSSSASQPHPGHGYLGEHSSIFQQPLDVCHSFTPSQGAGREPLPAPYQHQLSEPCPPYPQQSFKQEYLDPLYEQAGQPAVGQGGVSGHRYPGAGVVIKQEQTDFSYDSDVPGYASMYLHTEGFSGPSPGDRTVGYGYEKPLRPFPDDVCVVPEKFEGDIKQEGMGAFREGPPYQRRGALQLWQFLVALLDDPTNAHFIAWTGRGMEFKLIEPEEVARLWGIQKNRPAMNYDKLSRSLRYYYEKGIMQKVAGERYVYKFVCEPEALFSLAFPDNQRPALKAEFDRPVSEEDTVPLSHLDESPAYLPELAGPAQPFGPKGGYSY, from the exons ATGCTCGGGACCCCTCGCGGCTCCAGTACAGACGCCCGGGCCTCAG ACGGTGTGCGAACgcagcccccccgcccccaggtcTCTGCCCCCGCGCGGGGCCCGGGCCGTGCGGCCGGAGGGAGCGGCCGGATGGAGCGGAGGATGAAAGGCGGATACTTGGACCAGCAAGTGCCCTACACCTTCTGCAGC AAATCGCCCGGAAATGGGAGCTTGCGCGAAGCTCTGACGGTCCCACAGGGGAAGCTCATGGACCCGGGCTCCCTGCCGCCCCCCGACTCCGAAG ATCTCTTCCAGGATTTAAGTCACTTCCAGGAGACGTGGCTCGCTGAAG CTCAGGTACCGGACAGTGATGAGCAGTTTGTTCCTGATTTCCATTCAGAAAACT tAGCTTTCCACAGCCCCACCACCAGGATCAAGAAGGAGCCCCAGAGTCCTCGCACAGACCCGGCCCTGTCCTGCAGCAGGAAGCCCCCCCTCCCCTATCACCATGGCGAGCAGTGCCTTTATTCCAG ACAAATCGCCATCAAGTCCCCTGCCCCTGGTGCCCCCGGACAGTCGCCCCTGCAGCCCTTTCCCCGGGCAGAACAACGGAATTTCCTGAGATCCTCCAGcgcctcccagccccaccctggcCATGGGTACCTCGGGGAGCACAG CTCCATCTTCCAGCAGCCCCTGGATGTCTGCCACTCCTTCACACCCTCTCAGGGAGCAGGCCGGgaacccctccctgccccctaccAACACCAGCTGTCGGAGCCCTGCCCACCCTACCCTCAGCAGAGCTTCAAGCAGGAATACCTTGACCCCCTGTATGAACAAGCCGGCCAGCCAGCAGTGGGCCAGGGTGGAGTCAGTGGGCACAGGTACCCAGGGGCGGGGGTGGTGATCAAACAGGAGCAGACGGACTTCTCCTACGACTCAG ATGTCCCTGGGTATGCCTCAATGTACCTTCACACAGAGGGTTTCTCCGGGCCCTCTCCAGGTGACAGAACCGTGG GCTACGGCTATGAGAAACCTCTGCGACCATTCCCAGATGATGTCTGCGTCGTCCCTGAGAAGTTTGAAG GAGACATCAAGCAGGAAGGGATGGGAGCCTTCCGAGAGGGACCACCCTACCAGCGCCGGGGTGCCTTGCAGCTGTGGCAGTTTCTGGTGGCCCTGCTCGATGACCCGACAAATGCTCACTTCATTGCCTGGACCGGCCGGGGGATGGAGTTCAAACTAATTGAGCCTGAGGAG GTCGCCAGGCTCTGGGGTATCCAGAAGAACCGGCCAGCTATGAATTACGACAAACTGAGTCGCTCACTCCGATACTACTACGAGAAAGGCATCATGCAAAAG GTGGCCGGCGAGCGTTATGTGTACAAGTTTGTGTGCGAGCCCGAGGCTCTCTTCTCTCTGGCCTTCCCGGACAATCAGCGTCCAGCTCTCAAGGCTGAGTTTGACCGGCCGGTCAGTGAGGAGGACACAGTCCCTTTGTCCCACTTGGACGAGAGCCCCGCCTACCTCCCAGAGCTGGCTGGCCCTGCCCAGCCCTTTGGCCCCAAGGGTGGCTACTCTTACTAG
- the ETV4 gene encoding ETS translocation variant 4 isoform X1 produces the protein MLGTPRGSSTDARASDGVRTQPPRPQVSAPARGPGRAAGGSGRMERRMKGGYLDQQVPYTFCSKSPGNGSLREALTVPQGKLMDPGSLPPPDSEDLFQDLSHFQETWLAEAQVPDSDEQFVPDFHSENLAFHSPTTRIKKEPQSPRTDPALSCSRKPPLPYHHGEQCLYSSAYDPPRQIAIKSPAPGAPGQSPLQPFPRAEQRNFLRSSSASQPHPGHGYLGEHSSIFQQPLDVCHSFTPSQGAGREPLPAPYQHQLSEPCPPYPQQSFKQEYLDPLYEQAGQPAVGQGGVSGHRYPGAGVVIKQEQTDFSYDSDVPGYASMYLHTEGFSGPSPGDRTVGYGYEKPLRPFPDDVCVVPEKFEGDIKQEGMGAFREGPPYQRRGALQLWQFLVALLDDPTNAHFIAWTGRGMEFKLIEPEEVARLWGIQKNRPAMNYDKLSRSLRYYYEKGIMQKVAGERYVYKFVCEPEALFSLAFPDNQRPALKAEFDRPVSEEDTVPLSHLDESPAYLPELAGPAQPFGPKGGYSY, from the exons ATGCTCGGGACCCCTCGCGGCTCCAGTACAGACGCCCGGGCCTCAG ACGGTGTGCGAACgcagcccccccgcccccaggtcTCTGCCCCCGCGCGGGGCCCGGGCCGTGCGGCCGGAGGGAGCGGCCGGATGGAGCGGAGGATGAAAGGCGGATACTTGGACCAGCAAGTGCCCTACACCTTCTGCAGC AAATCGCCCGGAAATGGGAGCTTGCGCGAAGCTCTGACGGTCCCACAGGGGAAGCTCATGGACCCGGGCTCCCTGCCGCCCCCCGACTCCGAAG ATCTCTTCCAGGATTTAAGTCACTTCCAGGAGACGTGGCTCGCTGAAG CTCAGGTACCGGACAGTGATGAGCAGTTTGTTCCTGATTTCCATTCAGAAAACT tAGCTTTCCACAGCCCCACCACCAGGATCAAGAAGGAGCCCCAGAGTCCTCGCACAGACCCGGCCCTGTCCTGCAGCAGGAAGCCCCCCCTCCCCTATCACCATGGCGAGCAGTGCCTTTATTCCAG TGCCTATGACCCTCCTAGACAAATCGCCATCAAGTCCCCTGCCCCTGGTGCCCCCGGACAGTCGCCCCTGCAGCCCTTTCCCCGGGCAGAACAACGGAATTTCCTGAGATCCTCCAGcgcctcccagccccaccctggcCATGGGTACCTCGGGGAGCACAG CTCCATCTTCCAGCAGCCCCTGGATGTCTGCCACTCCTTCACACCCTCTCAGGGAGCAGGCCGGgaacccctccctgccccctaccAACACCAGCTGTCGGAGCCCTGCCCACCCTACCCTCAGCAGAGCTTCAAGCAGGAATACCTTGACCCCCTGTATGAACAAGCCGGCCAGCCAGCAGTGGGCCAGGGTGGAGTCAGTGGGCACAGGTACCCAGGGGCGGGGGTGGTGATCAAACAGGAGCAGACGGACTTCTCCTACGACTCAG ATGTCCCTGGGTATGCCTCAATGTACCTTCACACAGAGGGTTTCTCCGGGCCCTCTCCAGGTGACAGAACCGTGG GCTACGGCTATGAGAAACCTCTGCGACCATTCCCAGATGATGTCTGCGTCGTCCCTGAGAAGTTTGAAG GAGACATCAAGCAGGAAGGGATGGGAGCCTTCCGAGAGGGACCACCCTACCAGCGCCGGGGTGCCTTGCAGCTGTGGCAGTTTCTGGTGGCCCTGCTCGATGACCCGACAAATGCTCACTTCATTGCCTGGACCGGCCGGGGGATGGAGTTCAAACTAATTGAGCCTGAGGAG GTCGCCAGGCTCTGGGGTATCCAGAAGAACCGGCCAGCTATGAATTACGACAAACTGAGTCGCTCACTCCGATACTACTACGAGAAAGGCATCATGCAAAAG GTGGCCGGCGAGCGTTATGTGTACAAGTTTGTGTGCGAGCCCGAGGCTCTCTTCTCTCTGGCCTTCCCGGACAATCAGCGTCCAGCTCTCAAGGCTGAGTTTGACCGGCCGGTCAGTGAGGAGGACACAGTCCCTTTGTCCCACTTGGACGAGAGCCCCGCCTACCTCCCAGAGCTGGCTGGCCCTGCCCAGCCCTTTGGCCCCAAGGGTGGCTACTCTTACTAG
- the ETV4 gene encoding ETS translocation variant 4 isoform X5 encodes MQLPGPCPPAPSQHHPSLLSCLFPPAQVPDSDEQFVPDFHSENLAFHSPTTRIKKEPQSPRTDPALSCSRKPPLPYHHGEQCLYSSAYDPPRQIAIKSPAPGAPGQSPLQPFPRAEQRNFLRSSSASQPHPGHGYLGEHSSIFQQPLDVCHSFTPSQGAGREPLPAPYQHQLSEPCPPYPQQSFKQEYLDPLYEQAGQPAVGQGGVSGHRYPGAGVVIKQEQTDFSYDSDVPGYASMYLHTEGFSGPSPGDRTVGYGYEKPLRPFPDDVCVVPEKFEGDIKQEGMGAFREGPPYQRRGALQLWQFLVALLDDPTNAHFIAWTGRGMEFKLIEPEEVARLWGIQKNRPAMNYDKLSRSLRYYYEKGIMQKVAGERYVYKFVCEPEALFSLAFPDNQRPALKAEFDRPVSEEDTVPLSHLDESPAYLPELAGPAQPFGPKGGYSY; translated from the exons ATGCAGCTGCCGGGGCCCTGTCCCCCTGCACCATCCCAGCAccaccccagcctcctctcctgcctcttcCCACCAG CTCAGGTACCGGACAGTGATGAGCAGTTTGTTCCTGATTTCCATTCAGAAAACT tAGCTTTCCACAGCCCCACCACCAGGATCAAGAAGGAGCCCCAGAGTCCTCGCACAGACCCGGCCCTGTCCTGCAGCAGGAAGCCCCCCCTCCCCTATCACCATGGCGAGCAGTGCCTTTATTCCAG TGCCTATGACCCTCCTAGACAAATCGCCATCAAGTCCCCTGCCCCTGGTGCCCCCGGACAGTCGCCCCTGCAGCCCTTTCCCCGGGCAGAACAACGGAATTTCCTGAGATCCTCCAGcgcctcccagccccaccctggcCATGGGTACCTCGGGGAGCACAG CTCCATCTTCCAGCAGCCCCTGGATGTCTGCCACTCCTTCACACCCTCTCAGGGAGCAGGCCGGgaacccctccctgccccctaccAACACCAGCTGTCGGAGCCCTGCCCACCCTACCCTCAGCAGAGCTTCAAGCAGGAATACCTTGACCCCCTGTATGAACAAGCCGGCCAGCCAGCAGTGGGCCAGGGTGGAGTCAGTGGGCACAGGTACCCAGGGGCGGGGGTGGTGATCAAACAGGAGCAGACGGACTTCTCCTACGACTCAG ATGTCCCTGGGTATGCCTCAATGTACCTTCACACAGAGGGTTTCTCCGGGCCCTCTCCAGGTGACAGAACCGTGG GCTACGGCTATGAGAAACCTCTGCGACCATTCCCAGATGATGTCTGCGTCGTCCCTGAGAAGTTTGAAG GAGACATCAAGCAGGAAGGGATGGGAGCCTTCCGAGAGGGACCACCCTACCAGCGCCGGGGTGCCTTGCAGCTGTGGCAGTTTCTGGTGGCCCTGCTCGATGACCCGACAAATGCTCACTTCATTGCCTGGACCGGCCGGGGGATGGAGTTCAAACTAATTGAGCCTGAGGAG GTCGCCAGGCTCTGGGGTATCCAGAAGAACCGGCCAGCTATGAATTACGACAAACTGAGTCGCTCACTCCGATACTACTACGAGAAAGGCATCATGCAAAAG GTGGCCGGCGAGCGTTATGTGTACAAGTTTGTGTGCGAGCCCGAGGCTCTCTTCTCTCTGGCCTTCCCGGACAATCAGCGTCCAGCTCTCAAGGCTGAGTTTGACCGGCCGGTCAGTGAGGAGGACACAGTCCCTTTGTCCCACTTGGACGAGAGCCCCGCCTACCTCCCAGAGCTGGCTGGCCCTGCCCAGCCCTTTGGCCCCAAGGGTGGCTACTCTTACTAG
- the ETV4 gene encoding ETS translocation variant 4 isoform X6, translating to MYLHTEGFSGPSPGDRTVGYGYEKPLRPFPDDVCVVPEKFEGDIKQEGMGAFREGPPYQRRGALQLWQFLVALLDDPTNAHFIAWTGRGMEFKLIEPEEVARLWGIQKNRPAMNYDKLSRSLRYYYEKGIMQKVAGERYVYKFVCEPEALFSLAFPDNQRPALKAEFDRPVSEEDTVPLSHLDESPAYLPELAGPAQPFGPKGGYSY from the exons ATGTACCTTCACACAGAGGGTTTCTCCGGGCCCTCTCCAGGTGACAGAACCGTGG GCTACGGCTATGAGAAACCTCTGCGACCATTCCCAGATGATGTCTGCGTCGTCCCTGAGAAGTTTGAAG GAGACATCAAGCAGGAAGGGATGGGAGCCTTCCGAGAGGGACCACCCTACCAGCGCCGGGGTGCCTTGCAGCTGTGGCAGTTTCTGGTGGCCCTGCTCGATGACCCGACAAATGCTCACTTCATTGCCTGGACCGGCCGGGGGATGGAGTTCAAACTAATTGAGCCTGAGGAG GTCGCCAGGCTCTGGGGTATCCAGAAGAACCGGCCAGCTATGAATTACGACAAACTGAGTCGCTCACTCCGATACTACTACGAGAAAGGCATCATGCAAAAG GTGGCCGGCGAGCGTTATGTGTACAAGTTTGTGTGCGAGCCCGAGGCTCTCTTCTCTCTGGCCTTCCCGGACAATCAGCGTCCAGCTCTCAAGGCTGAGTTTGACCGGCCGGTCAGTGAGGAGGACACAGTCCCTTTGTCCCACTTGGACGAGAGCCCCGCCTACCTCCCAGAGCTGGCTGGCCCTGCCCAGCCCTTTGGCCCCAAGGGTGGCTACTCTTACTAG